The stretch of DNA CCAGCACTAATAAACCCGAATGGCGGCGTATGCAGCAGCCAGCGGCAAATGGTCACGGTAATGCGCGAAGTCTGGCGGGTTTTTATAGTGGGCTGCTCGACGGTAGTTTGCTGGAAGCCGATATGCTCGAAGAGTTGACCCGCGAACACAGTATCGGCCCGGATAAAACCTTATTGACACAAACCCGGTTCGGGCTGGGTTGCATGTTGGATCAACCGCACGTGCCAAACGCCACGTTCGGCCTTGGCCCACGGGCCTTTGGGCATCCCGGGGCCGGTGGTTCGGTGGGGTTTGCCGATCCGGAACATGATGTAGCCTTTGGTTTTGTGACCAATACATTGGGCCCTTATGTACTTATGGACCCGCGGGCGCAAAAGTTGGTAAGAATATTGGCCGGTTGTCTGTAAATAGCTTGCTGTCTTGCGTTTTTTTGTTACAAAGGCACATACAAAAAGACGCTAAGCGAAATGTTGTAACTTTAATGTTCCAGAAGCGTCTGTTTAACGGGTCATTCAGGCCCCTGATTTTTTCTCATTTTGTGGATATCTCATGTTATCGAACAAGTCCTTGGCACTGGCGCTATGCCTCACTATTACTGGCTGTGCACAAACCCCACAAAATGATGCCGAGGGCGGGCATTGGTGGTCATTTGGCTCCGATAAGGCTGCTACCAAGGACGCAGTGAGCCAGGCCGACACCAAACCGGATGCCAAGCCGGCGGTCGCGGCCAAGGCGCCAGCGCCGGTAGCACCCGCTGCTGCACCTGCACCGGTTGCGAAGGCGGATACCGGCTCCAGCTGGTGGCCGTTCTCGTCGAAAGCCGACGACGCCAAGGCAGACCTGAAGGCCGACCTCAAGGCGGCAACGCCTGCCTCCGGCGCCCCGGCTGATGCACCGGCCGCTGCACCTGCCGTTGCCAAGACGGATACCGATACCAAATGGTGGTGGCCGTTCGAAAGCAAGCCAAAGCCATTGGCCAAGGTCGACGTCGCCAACATCCCGATGCCTGATCCAAAAATCACCCAGGCCTGGCTGGACGACTACGAGCCACGCCTGCGTCTCGCGATCAAGGACAGCAACCTGCAACTGGAACGCCGCGACAACGTATTGGTGGTGATTGCTCCGGTTGACGGCTCCTACAACCCGAAACGCCCGGCGATGTTGCTGCCGGTGACCCTGGGTCCGTTCACCCGTGTTGCCAAGGCCGTTGAAGGCGATCCGAAAACTGCCGTACTGGTCCTGGGCCATGTAGATACCTCGGGTGCCGAGCCGGTGAGCCAGGCCCTGACCAAGGAACGTGCACAGTCCATCGCTTCGATCTTCAGCCTCAGCGGCCTGAAGCAGGACCGCCTGATGCTGCGTGGCATGGGCGACCTGATGCCGCGTGCCGCCAACGACAGCAACCAGGGCCGCGCCCTGAACCGTCGCATGGAAATCATGTTCACCCAGCGCACCACCATGCTGGCCCTGTTGAGCAAGTACAATTCGGCCAACCCGCCGAAGGCTGAAATGGTCGCTGTGCAGGACGTTCCTGCTCCAGCCGCTGCTCCGGTCAAAAAAGCTGCCGCTCCGGCGAAAAAAACCGTCGCCAAGAAAGCTGCCGCCAAGCCGGCTGCCAAAAAGGCCCCGGCCAAGCCTGCTGCTAAAAAGCCAGCACCTGCCAAGGCCGCCGCTCCAGCTGCTACCAACGACCAGGCGAAGAACTGATTATTTGAGCAAGAAGGATAAAGCCGCATGACCCAGGCACTGGCCGATATGCGCCGTGACTACACACGGGACGGTTTGAGCGAGGCCCAGGCCCCGGATGAACCGTTTGCCTTGTTCCACCAGTGGTTCGCCGACGCGGTGAAAACCGAACAGCCACCGGTGGAGGCCAATGCCATGACCCTGGCTACGGTGGACCAGGACGGTCGCCCGCACTGCCGGATCCTGCTGCTCAAAGGCCTGGATACACAGGGCTTTACCTTCTTCACCAATTATCAGAGCGCCAAGGGCGAACAACTCGCGGCGCGACCGTTTGCCGCCATGACCTTCTTCTGGCCGACCCTGGAGCGCCAGGTGCGCATAGAAGGTCGGGTGGTCAAGGTCTCGCCCGAGGAGTCGGATGCTTACTTCCAGGTCCGTCCCCTGGGTAGCCGCCTGGGTGCCTGGGCTTCACCGCAAAGCCGGGTAATCAGGGACCGCGAAGAGTTGCAGGCGCTGCTCAAGGCCACCGAACAACGCTTCAGCGATACCCAGCCTGATTGCCCCGAACATTGGGGTGGTTACCGCCTGCTGCCGGAGCGCATCGAGTTCTGGCAAGGCCGCGCGAGTCGTTTGCACGACCGCCTGAACTACCGCTTGCAGGGGGCCGACTGGACCCGTGAGCGGCTGGCGCCCTGAGCCCACCTTTCGTCACCTCGCCTGAATGTAGCGCTGCACGCCGAAGTCTCTAGTCAGAGGCCTTGGATGGGTAGCGCTGCGCTGCGTTATGCGGCCGTTAGCTACAATGATGACAGCGTCCATCAAGATCCTGAGGGAGGTGGGAACGCTACCGTTCGTCGAGTTTTTCGGTACAGGTTCTCTGTACTAAGGCTGAATGAAAACAATTTTCTGCCCGGCATGCCGTGACAGGCGGCAAGCCACAGCGGTTTAATGGATACCTGTCCTTTGGAGTTGATGCTATGCGTAAGTCCGTTTTACTAGTTGCCTGCTTTACCACCCTGTCGCTGCTGCTGGGTGGCTGCGCCTCGAGTCTGACCGGCGACTCGTACTCCCGTGACGAAGCTCGTCGTGTACAGACTGTTCGCATGGGCACCATCGAATCCCTGCGTCCGGTGAAAATCGAAGGCACCAAGACCCCAATCGGCGGCGCTGCGGGCGCAGTCATCGGCGGCGTTGGCGGCAGCGCCATCGGCGGCGGCCGTGGCAGCATCGTGACCGCCGTTATCGGCGCAGTCGCCGGCGGCCTGCTGGGCTCGGCCACCGAGGAAGGCCTGACCCGCACCCAGGGTGTTGAAATCACCGTCCGCGAAGATGATGGCAGCATGCGCGCCTACGTCCAGGCGGTTCAAGAGAACGAAATCTTCCGCATCGGCGACCGCGTCCGCATCATGACGGTGGACGGAACCAGCCGCGTTACTCGCTAAGGGTAAGGTTGCAGGAAAAGAAAAACCCCAACCGGGTGGCCGGTTGGGGTTTTTTGTTGGACGTATGTTTTGCGGGATCAGGTGAACATATGAATATCGTCAAGGGTGTCTTGTACGGCACCACTCAGAAACGGTGATTTTGTTTTTGCTTGTTGCAGTGCTGGCGAAATTTTCGCCATGTCAAGCTCACCGAAGCGTCGCGCGATGTGGCCTATCGCAATGATGGCAGCTGACGCGATGTTCTCGTCATCATTGCTCACATACCGGAGGCAGGTTTCTTGTGCCCACGTAGCGTCTGTCTCGTTGAGGCCAATGGATATCAGGGCTTCTGTGATCTTGTTTAGGTCGTTGGTGGCTAGAAGGCTTATAGCTTCATCGTGGCTCAAAGACGGGTCGTGATAACGCATACTCATTTTTCAGCTCCTAGAATTTTTCCTTTTCGATCTGTTTTATTCGCTTTTATTAAAGCGTTTTTCATCTCTTGTCTTAACTCACTCCACCGCCTCACATGACCGTGGTAAAGACCTTCTGAGGTGCGATCAATCACCACAAACTCGTTTGTGTGTGGGTCAATACCTATTCGTCTACGTGAATTTGGCGGATTCAGCTCCACTGAGTTGTTAAGAGCATCTAAGCCGTTAGTCGGCTTTTTGCTTTTGACAGAGCTATCTTTTTTTCCGTGATAGGGGGCGTCCTCATACTTCAGGCTTACAACGATATACAGAGGCCGAATGCCCGAATCCACCGGAAACACCAGAATGAAATCCCTGTATTCCGGCGGGTAAATCGGGTCAACGATGATGCTAGCGGCCTTCTCGGTCGGTGGGTACACCCAGATTTGCGGTGCCTGCGGCGCAGCTTCCAGCGCAGGAATACCGAGGGTGCCAGCGGGATCGATGGCAGGCGTCCAGATCAGCTCAATCCCGTCGCCCAAGTCCGCGACCTGATGTGTGCCTCGCAGCCCAAACTTCACGACATCGATCATTTCCCAGTCGCGATTTTTCCCTGTGTAGAAGGCGTATCCCTTGAGGGTGCCGTTAGCTAATTGCTCGACGTGCAGGCGAACCCGTGTACGCGCTCGTGGCATTGAGCGCAGTTGACGGTCGCTGTAGAGCGCGCTGTCGCCCAAGCTGGAGGGCCAGATAAGTGCTGCAATCCCAAGCATCAGGCCTGCGGCGACTGTTCCAGCACCGGCTGCGACGCTTGATGCCCCGCCGATCGCGGAACCGCCCAGTGCCAATGTTCCGAGCCCGGCCGGGAGGGCGCTGCCGCTGATCTTCTTGAGTGGCAGTAGCCCCTCACTGTCGGTTTCACGGCCACCAAGCAGCACGTGTTCGCCATAGTCCCCTATGCGATCAAGCGGTAAGTAACCGGACGGATTGTTGTAGTCGATGAGGGCGTCCGGCAGATTGCAGGACTTTGCGAATACGCAGCCGACCATGGGCAATGGCGTTGGCGGCGGCTCCACTTTACGCCTGGCCTCGTAGGCTTCCTGGCGGGCAAGCATGGCTTCATATGCTTGCTGCCTGGCCTCACGCTCAGCCAACTCGCGCTCGTTCATGTTCTCGAGCCGTCGGTAACCGCCCGTGCCGGTCCCGTAGCATCGCCAGACTTGGGGTATATCCTTGTTGTTTGCCATCGTGCCCTCCTGGCGTGTTGCCTAACGACATCCAGCGTTGGAGCCGGGAGCATGACGTTATGGCAAGCAGCGGAGGGTGGATGTAGGACGGTTCTGTGAGATGGCGCCGAATGGGCCTAGAGGAGGTTGGAGCCGGCGAGCCGGCTCCAAAAGCGGTTACGCCTGAACGAGCGCCTGCTTGCGACTGGCCATCGCCGTCACTGCATACCCGATCAGCGCCGCCAGTATCGACCCGGTCAGGATGCCCATCCGGTCCATACCCGCGTATTCACTGCTGCCCGGCACAAACGCCAGGGAGCCGACAAACAGGCTCATGGTGAAGCCGATGCCGCACAGGACCGCCACGCCCAGCACCTGGCCCCAGTTGGCGCCGGCGGGCAGTGCGGCAAGGCCGGTTTTTACCATGACCCAGGTGAAACCCAGTACGCCAACGGTCTTACCCAGCAGCAGGCCGGCGGCGATGCCCATTGGCACGTGGTGGGTGAAGCTTTCCAGGTTGACGCCCACCAGCGAGACGCCGGCATTGGCAAAGGCAAACAGCGGCAGGATCGCGTAGGCCACCCAGGGATGCAGGGCGTGTTCCAGGGTCAGCAGCGGCGATGGCTCGGCGTTTTTGGTGCGCAGCGGGATGCAGAACGCCAATGTTACGCCCGCCAGGGTGGCGTGTACGCCGCTCTTGAGCACGCAGACCCACAGGATCAGCCCGACAATCATGTAGGGCCCCAGCTTGACGACACCCAGCCGGTTCATGGCTATCAAGGCGATCAGGCATGCCGCTGCGCCGGCCAATGACGCCCCGGACAGGTCGGTGGAGTAGAAGATGGCGATCACGATGATTGCGCCAAGGTCGTCGATGATGGCCAGGGTCATCAGGAACAGCTTCAGCGAAACCGGCACGCGCTTGCCCAGCAGGGCCAATACGCCCAGGGCGAAGGCAATGTCGGTGGCCATGGGGATTGCCCAGCCACCCAGGGCGGCCGGGTTGTCCTTGTTCAGCGCCCAATAGATCAGCGCCGGCACGACCATGCCGCCGATGGCTGCCGCTCCCGGCAGTACTACTTGCGAAGGCTTGGACAGTTGGCCGTCGAGCAACTCGCGTTTGACCTCAAGGCCGATCAGCAGGAAGAACAGGGCCATCAGGCCGTCGTTGATCCACAGCAGCGCCGGCTTGGCGATTTTCAGGGCGCCGATTTGTGCGACCACCGGCACGTCGAGAAAACTCGCGTAGAGGTGCGACAGCGGTGAGTTGTTGATGATCAGCGCCAAAGCGGCAGCAGCGATCAGGAGCAGACCGCTGGCGGCTTCCAGCTGGAAGAAACGGGTGAAAGTGCTACGCAGAGGCAAGGGATGCTCTCCAATCAAAGTTCAATAGGTGGGTACCCTAACCCGTACCGTTAGTTGTTAAAACAAAAGTTATATTCTTATTTGTTATAAGGAATCGGTCTGATCACTTGCGCGCCAGACCCCGAAAATTGTGTGTCCAATTGAGTCATGACTGTATCTGTGTGGAGTGTAGGAAACATCCTAAGATCAGGTCTGAAATCCTTAGAGAAACCGATCATGAGCGACAACCGCCAATGGGCCCGCGAAGCCATTCGCATTATTGAAGCGGACTTCCAGCGTAGCGCCGACACCCACCTGATCCCCTTGCCAATGCAGGGTTTGCCAGGTATCGAGTTGTATTTCAAGGATGAGTCCAGCCATCCCACCGGCAGCCTGAAACATCGGTTGGCGCGTTCGTTGTTCCTCTATGCGTTGTGCAACGGCTGGCTCAAGCCCGGTGCACCGGTGATCGAAGCCTCCAGCGGTTCCACGGCGATTTCCGAGGCGTACTTCGCCAGGCTGCTGGGCTTGCCGTTTATTGCGGTGATGCCGGCCACCACTTCCCAGGAAAAGATTGCGCAGATCGCGTTCTACGGGGGCAAGAGCCATCTGGTGCAGGATCCGACGCAGATCTACGCCGAATCCGAGCGCCTGGCGCAGGAAAGCGGTGGTCATTTCATGGACCAGTTCACCTATGCCGAACGTGCCACTGACTGGCGCGCCAACAACAACATCGCTGAATCGATCTTCCAGCAACTGCGCTTTGAGCGTTATCCGGAGCCGAGTTGGCTGATTTCCAGCCCCGGCACGGGTGGCACCACGGCGACGTTGGGGCGTTATGTGCGTTATCGCCAGCACTGCACCCGAGTGTTGTGCGCGGACGCGGAGCGTTCGGTGTTTTTCGACTACTACCTGAGCGGCGACGCCAGCCTGCGCCTGGACTGTGGTTCGCGCATCGAAGGTATTGGCCGGCCACGGGTTGAGGCGTCGTTCCTGCCGAAAGTGATTGATGCGATGGTCAAGGTGCCGGATGCACTGTCCCTGGCGGCCATGCATTACCTGGCGCAGCGCTTGGGGAGGCGAGTAGGCGGCTCAAGTGGCACCAACCTGATCGGTGCGTTGATCGCGGCGCAGCAGATGAAGGCGGCAGGGGAGTCGGGCTCGATCGTGGCGATCTTGTGCGACGGCGGTGAGCGCTATGCCACGACCTATTACGATCAGGCCTGGCTTGCAGGGCAGGGGTATGAGTTGGAGGGTTTGATTGCGGCCGTTGCGGCGAGTGTCGAGCGGGGGCAACCGTTGCCGGAAAGCATCCTGCGCGCCAATATTTGAAACACCGCATTACCAATGTGGGAGCGGGCTTGCTCGCGAATGCGGTGTGTCAGCCAATACATCATTCGGCTGATCCACCGCATTCGCGAGCAAGCCCGCTTCCACATTTGATCTGCTGCGTTTTCAGCGCAGTGGTTAAGCCTCTAGGCCCAACATATCCCGCGCCAGCGCCTCGGCAATCCGAATCCCGTCGACACCCGCCGACAAAATCCCACCGGCATAACCGGCACCTTCGCCCGCCGGGAACAGGCCTTTCACGTTCAGGCTCTGCATCGACTCGTTACGGGTAATCCGCAGCGGCGAAGAAGTGCGGGTCTCGATCCCGGTAAGGACCGCGTCGTGCAGCGAGTAGCCCTTGATCTGCTTCTCGAACGCCGGCAACGCTTCGCGGATGGCTTCGATGGCAAACTCCGGCAACGCCAGCGCCAGGTCACCCAGGGCTACGCCGGGCTTGTAGGATGGCTCCACGGTACCGATGGCGGTGGACGGCTTGCCGGCGATGAAATCACCCACCAGCTGCGCCGGTGCTTCGTAGTTGCTGCCGCCGAGGATGAACGCGTGGGATTCCAGGCGTTCCTGCAACTCGATCCCGGCCAGCGGGCCGCCCGGGTAATCCACTTCCGGGGTGATGCCCACCACGATCCCGGAGTTGGCGTTGCGTTCGTTACGGGAGTACTGGCTCATGCCGTTGGTTACTACGCGGTTCGGCTCTGATGTCGCCGCGACCACGGTACCGCCCGGGCACATGCAGAAGCTGTACACCGAACGGCCGTTCTTGGCGTGGTGCACCAGTTTGTAATCGGCGGCCCCGAGTTTCGGGTGGCCGGCGTACTTGCCCAGGCGTGCAGCGTCGATCAGCGACTGCGGGTGTTCGATACGGAAACCCACCGAGAACGGCTTGGCTTCCATGTACACGCCACGGCCATGCAGCATGCGGAAGGTATCGCGGGCGCTGTGGCCGAGGGCCAGGATTACGTGCTTGGACAGGATCTGCTCGCCGCCATCCACCACCACGCCATTCAACTGGCCGTCTTCGATCAGCACGTCGGTGACCCGCTGCTCGAAGCGCACTTCACCGCCCAGGGCGATGATCTGCTGGCGCATGTTTTCCACGACGCCGGTCAGGCGAAACGTACCGATGTGCGGCTTGCTGACGTAGAGGATTTCATCTGGCGCACCGGCCTTGACGAACTCGTGCAGCACCTTGCGACCGTGGAATTTCGGGTCCTTGATCTGGCTGTAGAGCTTGCCGTCGGAGAAGGTCCCGGCGCCGCCTTCACCGAACTGCACGTTGGATTCCGGGTTCAGCACATTCTTGCG from Pseudomonas sp. NC02 encodes:
- a CDS encoding NAD(P)/FAD-dependent oxidoreductase codes for the protein MLRITELKLPIDHPEEDLRPAIVQRLGIASDDLLDFTLFKRSYDARKKSSELCFIYTIDLEVKGEAALLLKFADDRNVNPAPDISYKVVGHAPEGLTERPIVVGFGPCGIFAGLLLAQMGFKPIILERGREVRQRTKDTWGLWRKNVLNPESNVQFGEGGAGTFSDGKLYSQIKDPKFHGRKVLHEFVKAGAPDEILYVSKPHIGTFRLTGVVENMRQQIIALGGEVRFEQRVTDVLIEDGQLNGVVVDGGEQILSKHVILALGHSARDTFRMLHGRGVYMEAKPFSVGFRIEHPQSLIDAARLGKYAGHPKLGAADYKLVHHAKNGRSVYSFCMCPGGTVVAATSEPNRVVTNGMSQYSRNERNANSGIVVGITPEVDYPGGPLAGIELQERLESHAFILGGSNYEAPAQLVGDFIAGKPSTAIGTVEPSYKPGVALGDLALALPEFAIEAIREALPAFEKQIKGYSLHDAVLTGIETRTSSPLRITRNESMQSLNVKGLFPAGEGAGYAGGILSAGVDGIRIAEALARDMLGLEA
- a CDS encoding glycine zipper 2TM domain-containing protein; this encodes MRKSVLLVACFTTLSLLLGGCASSLTGDSYSRDEARRVQTVRMGTIESLRPVKIEGTKTPIGGAAGAVIGGVGGSAIGGGRGSIVTAVIGAVAGGLLGSATEEGLTRTQGVEITVREDDGSMRAYVQAVQENEIFRIGDRVRIMTVDGTSRVTR
- a CDS encoding S-type pyocin domain-containing protein, which produces MANNKDIPQVWRCYGTGTGGYRRLENMNERELAEREARQQAYEAMLARQEAYEARRKVEPPPTPLPMVGCVFAKSCNLPDALIDYNNPSGYLPLDRIGDYGEHVLLGGRETDSEGLLPLKKISGSALPAGLGTLALGGSAIGGASSVAAGAGTVAAGLMLGIAALIWPSSLGDSALYSDRQLRSMPRARTRVRLHVEQLANGTLKGYAFYTGKNRDWEMIDVVKFGLRGTHQVADLGDGIELIWTPAIDPAGTLGIPALEAAPQAPQIWVYPPTEKAASIIVDPIYPPEYRDFILVFPVDSGIRPLYIVVSLKYEDAPYHGKKDSSVKSKKPTNGLDALNNSVELNPPNSRRRIGIDPHTNEFVVIDRTSEGLYHGHVRRWSELRQEMKNALIKANKTDRKGKILGAEK
- a CDS encoding OmpA family protein, with the protein product MLSNKSLALALCLTITGCAQTPQNDAEGGHWWSFGSDKAATKDAVSQADTKPDAKPAVAAKAPAPVAPAAAPAPVAKADTGSSWWPFSSKADDAKADLKADLKAATPASGAPADAPAAAPAVAKTDTDTKWWWPFESKPKPLAKVDVANIPMPDPKITQAWLDDYEPRLRLAIKDSNLQLERRDNVLVVIAPVDGSYNPKRPAMLLPVTLGPFTRVAKAVEGDPKTAVLVLGHVDTSGAEPVSQALTKERAQSIASIFSLSGLKQDRLMLRGMGDLMPRAANDSNQGRALNRRMEIMFTQRTTMLALLSKYNSANPPKAEMVAVQDVPAPAAAPVKKAAAPAKKTVAKKAAAKPAAKKAPAKPAAKKPAPAKAAAPAATNDQAKN
- the pdxH gene encoding pyridoxamine 5'-phosphate oxidase encodes the protein MTQALADMRRDYTRDGLSEAQAPDEPFALFHQWFADAVKTEQPPVEANAMTLATVDQDGRPHCRILLLKGLDTQGFTFFTNYQSAKGEQLAARPFAAMTFFWPTLERQVRIEGRVVKVSPEESDAYFQVRPLGSRLGAWASPQSRVIRDREELQALLKATEQRFSDTQPDCPEHWGGYRLLPERIEFWQGRASRLHDRLNYRLQGADWTRERLAP
- a CDS encoding PLP-dependent cysteine synthase family protein, with the protein product MMSDNRQWAREAIRIIEADFQRSADTHLIPLPMQGLPGIELYFKDESSHPTGSLKHRLARSLFLYALCNGWLKPGAPVIEASSGSTAISEAYFARLLGLPFIAVMPATTSQEKIAQIAFYGGKSHLVQDPTQIYAESERLAQESGGHFMDQFTYAERATDWRANNNIAESIFQQLRFERYPEPSWLISSPGTGGTTATLGRYVRYRQHCTRVLCADAERSVFFDYYLSGDASLRLDCGSRIEGIGRPRVEASFLPKVIDAMVKVPDALSLAAMHYLAQRLGRRVGGSSGTNLIGALIAAQQMKAAGESGSIVAILCDGGERYATTYYDQAWLAGQGYELEGLIAAVAASVERGQPLPESILRANI
- the nhaA gene encoding Na+/H+ antiporter NhaA; the protein is MPLRSTFTRFFQLEAASGLLLIAAAALALIINNSPLSHLYASFLDVPVVAQIGALKIAKPALLWINDGLMALFFLLIGLEVKRELLDGQLSKPSQVVLPGAAAIGGMVVPALIYWALNKDNPAALGGWAIPMATDIAFALGVLALLGKRVPVSLKLFLMTLAIIDDLGAIIVIAIFYSTDLSGASLAGAAACLIALIAMNRLGVVKLGPYMIVGLILWVCVLKSGVHATLAGVTLAFCIPLRTKNAEPSPLLTLEHALHPWVAYAILPLFAFANAGVSLVGVNLESFTHHVPMGIAAGLLLGKTVGVLGFTWVMVKTGLAALPAGANWGQVLGVAVLCGIGFTMSLFVGSLAFVPGSSEYAGMDRMGILTGSILAALIGYAVTAMASRKQALVQA